The Syntrophotalea acetylenivorans genome contains the following window.
TACCGGTTCTGAAAAGCTGCCGGTAGCGAGTCTCGGTAACAGTGAGTCTCTCAAGGTTGGCGAATGGGTGATGGCCATCGGCAATCCCTTTGGCCTGGCTCAGACAGTGACGGTCGGAATTGTATCGGCCAAGGGGCGGGTAATCGGCGCCGGTCCTTACGACGACTTTATTCAGACCGATGCCTCTATCAATCCCGGCAATTCCGGTGGACCTCTTTTCAATGTTAGGGGTGAGGTGGTCGGCATTAATACAGCCATAGTGGCCGGCGGTCAGGGAATTGGTTTTGCCATTCCCGTTGATATTGCTAAAGATGTCATTGCCCAGTTGCGTGAAACCGGTCAGGTAGTGCGCGGTTGGCTGGGGGTCATGGTACAGGCTATGACCGAAGAGTTGGCGGCTTCTTTCGGCCTGAAGCAAGCCAAAGGGGCGCTGGTGACCGAAGTGGTCAGCGGTTCACCGGCTGAGAAGGCGGGTGTTTTACGGGGAGACGTGATTTTGTCTGTAAACGGCCGGGTAGTAGATGAACTGAACGATTTACCCAAGCAGGTAGCTGCGTTGCCGGTGGGCGAGTCGGCCCAGATTACCGTTTTCCGGGATGGCAAAAAACGCCGGCTTGAAGTCATGATTGCCCGTTTGAGCGATGAAACAGAAATTGCTGAAGGGGGTAGTGCCATAGACGACAAGCTGGGTCTGGGCTTGGTCGACCTGTCTCCGGAGTTGCAGCGTCGCTACCGCCTGGAAGATAGCCGTGGTGCCTTGGTGGCGGCTATCACCCCGGGCGGCCCTGGCGCCACGGCAGGACTGCAGGTTGGAGACCTGATCATCGAGGCTGATGGCCGGGTTGTCGTAGATGTAGCCAGTCTGCGCCGGATGGCCGCTAAGGTCCCTGCCGGGAAGGTGCTACGGTTGTTGCTGCAGCGGCGCAATCAATT
Protein-coding sequences here:
- a CDS encoding DegQ family serine endoprotease, giving the protein MRIYRYALLVLLSLVWVGVDPGFLGAATTPDFVTLSEQLKPAVVNINTSKTVQSRRPALPGLRGPQSDLFEDFFEHFFQGQPNRSRQQRSLGSGFIISADGYILTNHHVVNDADEIKVKLADGRSFTAELQGGDSKLDLALLKIDTGSEKLPVASLGNSESLKVGEWVMAIGNPFGLAQTVTVGIVSAKGRVIGAGPYDDFIQTDASINPGNSGGPLFNVRGEVVGINTAIVAGGQGIGFAIPVDIAKDVIAQLRETGQVVRGWLGVMVQAMTEELAASFGLKQAKGALVTEVVSGSPAEKAGVLRGDVILSVNGRVVDELNDLPKQVAALPVGESAQITVFRDGKKRRLEVMIARLSDETEIAEGGSAIDDKLGLGLVDLSPELQRRYRLEDSRGALVAAITPGGPGATAGLQVGDLIIEADGRVVVDVASLRRMAAKVPAGKVLRLLLQRRNQLLYTVIKVP